Proteins encoded by one window of Haliotis asinina isolate JCU_RB_2024 chromosome 6, JCU_Hal_asi_v2, whole genome shotgun sequence:
- the LOC137287077 gene encoding cell adhesion molecule 2-like translates to MAIYWTFVFFIGLAFCRGPEPEMSTSTRTVIVREGQTAILPCIIKFKGHYRTVWTDAYSTLLTFEDQRIIDNSRISVERPSMDEWNLHIRSVTQSDQGQYTCQINTIPVRTMPVELVVTGTDMDMPTSLD, encoded by the exons ATGGCGATATACTGGACATTCGTGTTTTTCATCGGTCTGGCCTTTTGTCGAG GCCCCGAGCCCGAGATGTCAACCTCCACTAGGACGGTGATTGTACGGGAAGGCCAAACAGCAATACTACCATGTATTATCAAGTTTAAGGGACATTACAGG ACGGTTTGGACGGATGCATATTCCACTTTATTGACTTTTGAGGACCAAAGAATTATTGACAACTCACGTATTTCCGTGGAGAGACCTTCCATGGACGAGTGGAACCTCCACATAAGATCTGTGACCCAAAGTGACCAGGGTCAGTACACATGTCAAATTAACACAATCCCAGTGAGGACGATGCCCGTGGAGCTGGTCGTAACAG GAACTGACATGG